The sequence ATTTCCTGGGCAAGTGTGGGTTTCTTAGGGGAGGAGAGTGCAGGGCCACCCCACCACAGCCTAGATAGCAGAGAGGCTCAAAGCCCCAGCCAGGACACAGAGCTTCTGGCACGCACACTCCTCTTCTTCCGTACCCACCACCAACCTCCGACTCCCATCCCAGAGATCAGATCGGGAGCATCTTTAGGTCAGCCCCACTCTAGGCAAGGCTTCTAATGCAGGGAGCCTTATGTCCCAGGCGAGTGGGGAGCCCTGGGCactgctgctcccactgaaggaGTTACTTGGCAGAGTGCCTGCCTGGTCAAGCTGCAGCTTGGGTCCACCCTCTCCAGCACTGCGAGTTTCTCACCTGGCTGGCTCATTGCCTGCCTCCATAAGCCCAGCTGGCTCTCCGTCAGCAGGTCAGGTCACATGGTAGGTATCAAACAGAGTCCCCTTCAGTACATCGCTCTGGTCCATCGCCTGGACTGCCCACGTCAGTGTCCAGCCCTGGATTTGACCCCCAGTCtcatccttaaaaagaaaaggagtacttgtggcaccttagagactaaccaatttattagagcataagctttcgtgacctacagctcacttcatctcatcCTTATCAtttaggacaggggctagggcagtgatgagctgccaaaatcttaacaactggttccctataaaaagttttgatttaagagatgtgccccagtatgtattttttgtaccaacagggttaccatatgtccatattttcccgggaggaatttttaaattttaaaaattcctcccggacagcaatttaagaaccaaaaaaccTGACCTCTCCAGAAAAATatggatgtatgttaaccctgcctaaagttcttttttaaaaagatgggcttgaactagaaatgagctccggtTCACATGTGGGTCCCCGCCAGTCCCTgagggtgtgctagggtgaccagatgtcccaattttatagggacagtcccgatttgggggtctttttcttatataggcttctattaccccccaacccctgtcctgatttttcacacttgctgtctggtcaccctagggtgtgcacatgtgtgggtcccagctgctccctgcccccctcattgaagcaggtgtgcagggttactgccctgggaactgcagggcaccagtggatgtggggccaactgcagacaggggcgtggggcagggctagctggaggcagggggttcagggctggctgcaggcagggcagggggtgtggagctggctggagacaggagggtgtggggttgtctggaggcaagggggtgaggggctggctttggcagggcagagggtgcggagttggctggagacaggagggtgcagggttggctggaggcaagggggtgtggggctggctggagacaggggcaggctgtgggcagggcagggggtgcatgtggcaggggctggctgcacgCAGAgtgtgcaggggtggctggagacaggggctggctgcaggcagggcagggggtgcgtgcgtcAGGGGCTGGTTGCGGGTAGggagtgcaggggtggctggagacaggggctggtgcgagcagggggtgccaggggtgcggcaggggctggctgaaggcagggcagggggtggctggagacaggggctggctgcgggcagagtAGTGGGGGCTCGCGGGCAGAGCGGCTCGgagcagcccaggcccagcagagcagccggggacccacccggcagcagcgggagccccgggccaggggagcagcagcagccccagggctcgtgcccagggccaggcggcagcccacgtggctcccgcagcacagcgcccccggtggccggaggaggaatcacatcacttcccggccggagcccagcaaagcctcagcgccccctgcagggaagcaggttaacaactggttctaaaactgattcaaaatttaacaaccagttcacgCGAACCGGtgagaaccggctccagctcaccactggcctaGGGTGTCCCCACCCAGGGGCACTCTCTCAGCACCAGCTTCCTCCCTGACATGATGATCACTGCATTACGTTAAAACCACATACAATTTATCAAACAGCAACGGTAACGAAAGCAAGGAACAAATGGAAAAGATTAAGGGAAACAAAGAACCCTGTCTATGGgcaggggatagaccagaaaCAGCCACCTCTTGGATGTGAGGAAcattcacagtctgttcctcacacatccgaggtttccctcccagaccctgacAGTGCTGCGGTGATACCACAGGTAAGAGACCTGTTCTAGCAGCGGCCACGCTCCCTGAGGCTCTAGGTgtcaggacccttcttcccagcatctgcCCTCCCATCCTGTTCACGTCCCCTCTTCGGAGTCCAGCCTTCAAAGCCCTCCTGTCTAGCAACGTTTCCCTGCactgggccctctgcccagtgccccacctcgctctccccagctgctcattgtGCTTGGCTGCCGCGTTACTAGTCACACCGTTGGTGTCCACTATCCTGGctctgtccccacagctccctgcggTAGCTCTGCCCTGGCTCCCCAGCGGTGCAGCTGGTCTGcgctgccccagctcctggctctggtctgctccagcccccagctccaACTCTTCTGGGCTGTGGTTGCCAGATTTCTACTGCAATAATAGCCCCAAGccacttaataaaaaaaaaaaccctttgtttcaaTAAATAGATTGGACCCTTTGGGGTTAGTTTTTAACATATTGGCCTATACATCAAGTAAGAAATGAAAGCTTTTGTGAGATACCAGGtgccaattttattttaaaatgaaaaggtacAAGCCCCAGCAGGAGTTTGTCCACATTACCAACAAAGCAAGATGCAAACCAGCTTCACATTCAGAACCCCAACGCTAGTACTTCTATCCAAATTCAGGGTTGGAAGATGTTTCAAACAAAACATGCCAATTGACGATATTAAAAATAGCTCAAGAGGAGCCCAAAATGTATGTCgtgcaaaaacaaaataatatgattatattatttatttctaatgcATTCCTTGATGGTAGTCAATGTCCATTTTTTGTGTTGAATTAGTTTGTTACCGTTAATCTCTGAAAGGCAATGTTTCATCACTGTCTTTCTCAGAAGCAGAATGCTTCTGCTGCTGGTCATACATCAGCAGTGACTAGTGCAATCATTCCTTTCATTTCTGTAAACTGTTCACAACAGATTTTGTGTTCTTGCATGTACGCCCTAACATGAAGAATATTTGCTAGAATTTCCTCCTCCATCGAGCTGTGCAGTCTCGTTTTTATCAAGTCCATCTGAGAAAACAATCTTTCAACTGCAGTGTTGCTAAAAGGTAGTGAAAGCAACAAAAGAGCAAACAAGACAAGTTCATTCAAGATTTTCTCCTCAGTGGAATCTGTGTGTTGGAAAACTTCAACGCGAAACTGCTCAGCGTAGTTTTTCTCAGTATGAGGCCAGTCGCAAAGCTCTCCACTGCTGCTCCAACTGTCCAAAGTCTCCACAAAAGAATCACAAAAAATGAGATATCAACCAATCTCCATTGTGCAGAGCTGATCACAGTGGAAGGACTTAGCACTGCAAACAATTCAAACACCTAGATGTTTGGTGGAAATCACTGTTTCCCCTCTTTCACAAACTTGAAAATGAATTCTCAACACCGAGTTTCACATCTTCGACAACAGGAACCGTTAGTGTGTATTTGAAAAGTTCCAACTGAAAAGCGACTCTAAAACCATCTCTGCAAAGTGGTAAGTTATTTGACTCAAAATTGATGTCACAGTTTAACACAGCAGCCCAGATCTCAAAAGCACACTGTTTCACAACTCTCAGCAACAAGCTCTAATAGAATGTCCTCAATTTCTGCAGCAGCTTTCCTGTATTCACACATTCCAACTGACACATTCCTGTATTCACACATTCCAACGTTCCAGGCTTCCTGAAGGATTCGAAGTAGAAAAATCAGGTACATTTTTTTCACTGGATTAATGCACATATGATAAAGAAGCTTAGTATGGtagtttctttctttgtctttggtTCTCTGAAAGTATAGCTTCCGTTCATCCAAGTTGATCCAGAACCCTATTCACACAGGGAATAATGGAAAGCCAACTTGTGTCAGAAAGCGGCAGTAACTTTTGTTGGTCTGAAAGTCATGGAAAGGCCAAGTGACAGGGTGTGTGGGCATGGGGGCTGGCGGGTGACGTCGAAAGAGGTCAGGTTATGGTCagagagaaggaaacaggatCAGTGATAGCAGTGCTTGGTCACAGAGTGATAAGACGTTAGGTGTGAGGAACTTCTCAGACTGTGAACTTCCAAAATACTGAGCTCAGCCAAACTGGGACAGAACACCCTTGATTTATGAGGAGATGTCCGTACCCTTTCTCGTCACACAGGTTTAAAGTTAGTGGCCCCAGATGTATTTGCCCAATTTCTCACGAAGCTCTTTGGTTTTGACTCCATAAATGATAGGGTTGAGCATGGGGGGGGCAAGAGAATAGAGGTTCGCCAAGATGATGTGAACATGGGTAGCAATTCCCTGACCAAACCGATGGGTAAGGCTAGAGAAGAGGCAGGAAGCATAAAATGTCAGCATCACACAGATGTGGGCTGTGCAGGTATTGAGGGCTTTCTGGTGGGCTTTCTTGGAGGAGATTCTGAGGACGGCCCTGATGATAAGACCATAGGACAGGACAATGAGCATGAAGTCTAACCCGATGACTACAAATGTTATCACCAAGCCATATGTTTTGTGAAATGTGATGTCCCCACATGATATCTTTGCCACAGCTATGTGCTCGCAGTACGTGTGTGGGATAATGTGGTTACCACAGTAGGACAGCCTCCTCAGGAGCAGGGGCCCGGGCAGCATGAAGAGAAAAGCTCTTGTCAAACCCAGGAACCCTAGCTTAGCTATTCGTGTGTTGGTGAGGATGGTGGcatatctcagagggttacatatggcaaCATAACGATCAAAGGCCATTGTCAGAAGGACGGCTGACTGTATAGCAACAAATGTGTGAAGGAAGAAGGTCTGGGTGAGGCAGCCATTCACAGTAATAGCTTTCAACTTGAACCAAAAAATACCCAGTGACTTCGGCACGACAGAGGTAGATATCCCGATGTCTGTGAGTGCCAACATGCAGAGCAGCAGGTACATTGGCTTGTACATGGTCTGCTCTTTGCCTACAACAAACAGAACCATGACATTTCCCAACAGGCCAATAAAGTAGGACAGAGTGAAAGGGATGGAAATCCAGAGCTGAGCAGCTTCCAGGCCAGGGATGCCCATTAGAATGAATGTTGAAGGGACAGAGGGGGTGAGGTTGAAAGCTCCCATGAGGTGGTCAATGTGTCGATCAGGCTCAGAAATACTCAATGTGCCTGTGAAGGGAGAGAAGCACAGTGAGGGGGGGTTACACACTTTATAAAAAATACTATGGTAAATATTTTAGAGTTATTACCAATCTAATAAGGGCAGGTGAGCTGTGAGGTGGCAATATTTGCAGATGGCTCCAGATTATTTATGTCATAGTCAGGTCCAGAAAAGACCTGAGATGGGGCTAACCAAGCCACGTGAATGGCACCAtgatggaagatgaaattcaatatcaATAACTGCAACGTGTATGTCCATTGGAGGGAAAAACTCGACCTCATCAAACATCTTAcaaggttctaaattaactgcatGAATTCAGGACAGGGATCTGGGTGTCATGGTACACAGCTCTGCTCACAGTTGAAGCACAGACAAAAACTATGTAAAACATTGGGATCCAGGAGGAATGGGAAAGGGAATCCTAAAGAAAATACAATGCCATGAGATCAGTCAGTTAAAGTTTCAccctcaatctatttagtttaacaaaaatgattaagttGACTTGATAACAATCTGTAAGTATGCAAACAAGGGACCagtatttaataataggctcttcagccTAGCATACAGAGGTGTAACAGGATCCGgttgctggaagctgaagttaaagaaattctgactggaaataaggcctaCATTTTTTAAAGGGTGAGAGtaatttaccattggaacaatttaacaaGGGTCCTAGTGGATTTTTCGTTATTGAGAATGTTTAAATCAAagttggatgtttctctaaaagatctgctccaggaaaAACTTTAcagaaattctctggcctgtgttatacagactagatgattacaatggtctcttctggctttggaatctacaAACATGTCCCCAGGAATCAGCTGGAGTCCTTTTGCTTGCAAGCTCTTACCTGAGCTTATGGAAGGCATttttttctattcctgactcttgAATTTAGCCCTCTGGGGAGAAATTCTCATGTGAGTGCTGCCCCTTTCAAATGTTATACTAGGTGTGTATTTCATGAGGCTGGATGAACATTTTAGGTGAGAAAAATAATGACTTCAGCCCATGAAATCTGGTACAATCCTTGCATTAATGGGTAACAGAGCTGGATAGCAAATGGTCCCAGAGCATCCTCGATTTAACATCTGTTTCCTAGTAGCCCACTGTTTCAGGCACTCACCAGTGGTTCCTGCACATGGCAACTGAATTGAGCTAGGCCCTCACATGTCCCAGAGTTGCCCGTTCTTATTATATAATGTGCATACTTCTCAGCTTGTGAGTTGTTCCTATGTAGCAGCCCCTGAAGCACCACGCAGTTTGTATGGGTGTAACAAGAGAAGTCACATTGGTGCCTTGGCATATGCCACTTATG is a genomic window of Lepidochelys kempii isolate rLepKem1 chromosome 1, rLepKem1.hap2, whole genome shotgun sequence containing:
- the LOC140905575 gene encoding olfactory receptor 52D1-like yields the protein MGAFNLTPSVPSTFILMGIPGLEAAQLWISIPFTLSYFIGLLGNVMVLFVVGKEQTMYKPMYLLLCMLALTDIGISTSVVPKSLGIFWFKLKAITVNGCLTQTFFLHTFVAIQSAVLLTMAFDRYVAICNPLRYATILTNTRIAKLGFLGLTRAFLFMLPGPLLLRRLSYCGNHIIPHTYCEHIAVAKISCGDITFHKTYGLVITFVVIGLDFMLIVLSYGLIIRAVLRISSKKAHQKALNTCTAHICVMLTFYASCLFSSLTHRFGQGIATHVHIILANLYSLAPPMLNPIIYGVKTKELREKLGKYIWGH